A window of Panicum virgatum strain AP13 chromosome 8K, P.virgatum_v5, whole genome shotgun sequence contains these coding sequences:
- the LOC120645447 gene encoding uncharacterized protein LOC120645447, with amino-acid sequence MSQALSSTAHTRHSSTPRVPLQASPLAVVVVALPPTDVQLPAPIDDVSGLPLIWCPDCKDVRVFAATITNSEHNIGKRYFKCPRKKFRNVPGTCSRFWFEEEYVVFLSDNGYLPSTFLTIGASSTTNIPELVDRIDNLELNLNKVKEMVGKNRDGLGSWICLVCGCLNVTFLVLAILLVVTVVLK; translated from the exons ATGTCGCAGGCATTGTCGTCGACCGCTCACACTCGGCACTCAAGCACACCTAGAGTTCCCCTGCAAGCCTCACCCCTTGCCGTTGTTGTAGTAGCACTGCCACCCACAGATGTTCAGCTCCCAGCGCCGATTGATGATGTGAGTGGGTTGCCGTTGATATGGTGCCCGGATTGCAAGGATGTGAGGGTGTTTGCTGCCACTATCACGAATTCTGAGCATAACATTGGCAAGAGATATTTCAAGTGCCCCAGGAAGAAATTTCGAAAT GTTCCTGGGACATGTTCCAGGTTCTGGTTCGAGGAAGAATATGTGGTGTTCCTTAGTGATAATGGATATCTTCCGTCCACTTTCTTGACCATTGGAGCATCTTCGACAACAAACATTCCTGAGCTGGTGGATAGAATTGATAACTTAGAGCTGAATCTGAACAAGGTGAAAGAAATGGTTGGCAAGAACAGGGATGGCTTGGGAAGTTGGATTTGTCTTGTGTGTGGCTGTTTGAATGTAACATTCCTGGTGTTGGCCATCCTGTTGGTTGTAACTGTAGTGTTGAAGTAG